The following is a genomic window from Thaumasiovibrio subtropicus.
GCCCTATTGAATGATGCCCCTTTCAGTCTTGAACAAGGTAGCTTCAAGGTTAAACAGTATCGCGTGAATCGAGTGTTGAATAAGCAGGACGACAGTTTTCGATTTGTTTTTCCAGCGTCTACTGCCAACTTCACCTTGTTTGATGGGGGAGAGGTGATTGCCTATGAACATGAACAACCTATTTCCTCACAGATAGGTGAGAGATTAATTTTTCCAAATGCCAACGTGCCTATTGGTCAGCGGGCAGCGTTATTAGTCGTCGAAGTAGACAACTGAGTATACAGGTTTGTGGCGTAGCGAAGGCCCATATTTCTGCCCTATTCTCTATGACTTGCTATTGAGTCTGTCTTTAGGTCTGGTAAGGTTATACCGATTGGAAATGATAGGCTTTTTATGGATTTACTTGGGTTAGAGCAGCGTCAGTCAAGACGTTGGAGTCGACTGTTGGCGGTTCTATTCGTGTTACTTTTTTTGTCAGTGCTGTTCTCATTGAGTGCTGGTGAAGTATGGTTTTTACCTCTGGGTGAGTTGAGTAAGTTTGAGCATATGTTACTTTGGGAGCTGCGATTACCGCGAGCGCTCTCAACTGTCGCGATTGGTGCAATGCTCGCGGCATCGGGTGTATCTCTTCAGGTTGTGTTGGGCAATCCTCTCGCCGAACCAGGTATTCTAGGGGTATCTGGGGGAGCTAGTCTTTTTGTTATTTTGCTGCTGTTTTTATTTCCTAGCGTAGCGCACCCGTACGTGCTGATGGCTGTTGCTGTGATAGGGGCATTGCTGTTTACCCTATTGCTGGTTGGCTTGAGTTTATGGCGTCGGCTATCTACACCAAATATGTTACTGATTGGTATCGCATTGGGAATACTTTCCAGCTCGGTAGTCACTTGGGTTTTCTACTTTTCCAACGATATGAACTTGCGCCAGTTGCTGTATTGGTTGATGGGTAGTGTTTCTGGTGTGACATGGCAGCAACTCAGTATTTTAATCTTCCTTGTACCAATATTAGTTTGGCTCTGTATGCAAGGAAAGGTGCTCGACTTTCTGATGTTAGGTGACGTGACAGCCGCGCAACTTGGTATTGATACCCATCGAACACGAATAAAATTGATCGGTGTTATCGCCTTATTGGTTGGGGGAAGTGTTGCGCTTGCTGGGGTTATTGGTTTCATTGGTCTGGTTGTCCCACACATATTGCGGTTGAGCTTTGGTCCTTCACACCGCTTTTTAGTTATTGCGAGTGCAGTTGCTGGGGCGGGACTATTAACCCTTTCTGACACATTATCTCGAATTCTGATGTCTTCAACAGAGTTACCCGTGGGTGTTATTACGGCCTCTATTGGCGCCCCCGTCTTTGTATGGCTGCTTTTAAGGGGGGAAGCGGATGTTAGTCGCTGATTCTGTTACATTATTCGGAAGGGTCGATTCAGCGTGTCTAGCTTTTCCTTCTGGCAAAGTGACGCATTTGATCGGTGCAAATGGGAGTGGCAAAAGTTCTTTGTTATTTTGTCTTTCTGGTTTAGTTGACCATTCGGGAAAGGTAGAGTGGGCTAAGGAGAACATAAAAAACTGGAGCGCGAGTGAGCTATCTTCTTATCGCGGTTACTTTCCTCAAGACGCAAAGCCTGCCTTTGATCTGTCAGTACACCAGTATTTAAGTACCGTCATTAGTCGCATTGGTCCGGAAAACGCGCAAGCATACCATCAAAAGTTGCCATTTTTTGATGAATACCTTCATATCCTGCCATTATTGGACAAGAAAGTGAGTCAATTGTCAGGCGGTGAATGGCAACGCGTAAGATTATTGGCGCATTTTATGCAAGTTTGGCCAAGCTTAAACAAGCACATTCGTTACGCGTTACTTGATGAACCTATGACGGGACTCGATATTTTGCACCAGTGTAATGTTGAATATTTGATTGGTGAGTTGGCAAATAGCGGTTGTACGGTTGTGGTTGCTAACCACGATATAAACCAGTCGCTCAAAAGTGCACATCAAATCGTCGCATTACAGGCGGGGCGTGTTATAACCGATGGTAGACCTTTGGATGTGTTGACACCGTCATTAGTTAAGCAAGTGTTTGGCGTTGATGCGGAACGCATCTCGATTAACGAATGCCCACACCTCATTTGGTGAATTTTGATTATAAGCGAGAAGCTATGACAACAAAACTCTACTATTTCCATGATCCAATGTGCAGTTGGTGTTGGGGTTTTAAACCTGTTTGGGAGCAAGTGAAACAGGCGCTCCCTGAATCGGTTGAGGTGGTGAATATTCTTGGAGGACTTGCACCGGATTCTGATGTCCGCATGAGTACAGAAACTGAAGGCTATATTCGCGCAACTTGGAAAAAGATTGAAGCTCAGTTAGGGCGACCTTTTAATCATCAGTTTTGGGATGTTTGTGTTCCCAAGCGATCAACGTACCCTGCGTGTCGCGCTGTTATCGCTGCAAGTGTACAAGGAAAAGAAGAAGAGATGATTGAAGCGATTCAATCGGCCTACTACTTGCGCGCACTAAGCCCTTCTGAGCTCAGAGTCTTACTTTTACTGGCTGAGGAATTGGGGCTTGATCAAGCACTTTTCGAAGAGCATATGGAAAGTGATGAGCTTGATGCGTTACTGGCTGAGGAGGTCGCTTTTTATCAGAAGGCGAATGTCAGTGGCTTTCCTTCGTTAATGTTAGTAAAAGATCAAACGGCATTTCCGCTATTGATAAATTATGAAGAGCCGCGAGTTATTTTGAATCAGGTCGAAGTACTGCTTTAAAATTAACGGCTTACTGAGAGTGGTAAGCCGCTATTATCACTAAGGTTTAGCTACCCATGCTGAACACCATCCCTCTGCAGAAACGAGTTTACCGGGAAAGATGGCACAAGGCCGCCATTCATCTCCGTCACTTCCTTGGATTAATGCGCAGTTTGCGCAGTTTCGTCCTTCAATTTTCGAGCTATGTACGTATTTCAAGGACTTGGCTTGTGCGTCATCAAGGCTGATTTTCGCGGGACTAGCAACAGCCTTTTGGCTGGATAACCCACCTGTACCGACAATGATGACGCTACCTAATGCATATTTTAAGAATGCGCGCTTGCTCTTTTCCATTGCAACTTCCTTTATTGTTGTATTCTTCATAAGTATACGAAAGGCATGAGTAAGCGATTAAATTTCTTGCATATTGCTTCTTATGAACACGTCTAGAGAGTCGGGCTCATGTGCAAAAATAACGGTTCTCATTGAAGCAAAGGTGAGATGAGTAAAAATTACACGCTTTTGCCTTGTTGTCATGACACCTTTGTTGAATTAATTGTTGTTAACAGAATGTATTTCGTACTGAAAACTGGTAAGTGACAGAAAACAGACATGTTAAGGGTCACTAAGATCCTTACGTTGGATCTTGGATCTGAAAATTATTTTGTTACTCATTAAGTTAGAGCGGGTTTCACACATGAGACATAGCGTCAAAAAACAGTCTTAAATCTGCTATTTGTGGCTTTATTGTTATGTTTTTGGGCTCAATGTCACGTATACTATTGAGTGTATCAATGCGTATTTTAGGTGTCGGAGTACAAACTTATGGCTGAGTTGAACCAATCAACAGCAAACAATGATGTTAGCCGCGCAATTATTACCCAGGAAGGGGACATCTTGGATGTCAATCTGGGCGCTATTCAAGGTGACATTATTGTTGAAACTGACGGTGATAACATTGTTATCGAAAGTGTCACTGATGCAGGTCAGGTTGATATTACGGATGATGTACAGGCAATTATCGCCGCGATTGAGGCGGGACAGGACCCGACGCAGCAGGGTGATGAGTTCGCTGCAGCGGCGGGTGAAAATCAGGGCTCAAGCCTGATTGCTGCGGCTGAACTTGTGCGTACAGGTCAAGCCACATTGGCAGAAGCTGGTTTTGATACGGCGGCCATTAGTAACTTAGGTTTCTCAGAGCAGCAGTTTACCTCACTGATCGATTTTGGCTTTGATGCACTCATTGTTGGAGCTAGCACAACGGAGCCAGGTTCCGAAGATCCGACCATTGCCATTGATGACACTGATACTGTCGATACCGACACGCCAACTTTCTCCGGTACCAGTGACAATATTTCTGGTGATATTACGCTGACGATTACTGATGCCGATAATAATGAGCAGGAGTTCACCGTAACCCCTAATGCTGATGGTACATGGTCATTTACATTGCCTGAGGATTCAGCTTTGGCTGATGGTGACTTTACCGTCACTGTGTCAGCTGGTGCTGGTGATGCCGGAACGGTTACTGCGCAAGATACCTTTACCGTATTTGTCAATGATGCACCTACGATTTCAATTGCTCCTCAAAGTGTAACTGAAAATGATGCTGCTGAAGATGACGTTGTTGCAAATGTCACAACAAACGATCCGGATGCAGGGGCAACATTAACGGTAAGTTTTGCCGATGGTACCAATGCCGATGGATATTACGCGCTTGATGCTGATGGCAATGTTGTCTTGACTCAAGCGGGCGCCGATTTCGTTAATGGTGGTGGTACGCTACCTGAAATTTCGCTCGTTGTTTCAGATGGTACTTTGACGGGTGAAGCTTCAGCGACACCAACAACCAACTTAGTCAACGACACGCCAACCATCACGGTGACAGGTGGCAGTCTTACGGAAGATGCGACCAATACAGGTGACACGGTAGCAACGTATGTCACCAGTGACGAAGAAAATGAAGCGGTTACCGTCACTATCACCGAAGGCAGCGATCCAAACGGTTATTACCAAGTCAATCCAAACGGCACAGTGACATTGACCGAAGCAGGTGCGAACCATATTAATGGCGGCGGCAGCCTGCCAGCCGTTGATTTAACCGTAACAGACGGTAACACCAGCTCGACTGACAGTGCAACGCCAGCGGTGACGCCAAACAATGACACCCCAACCATCACGGTGACAGGCGGTAGTCTTACGGAAGATGCGACCAATACAGGTGACACAGTAGCAACGTATGTCACTAGCGATGAAGAGAACGAAGCGGTTACCGTCACCATCACTGAAGGCAGCGACCCAAATGGTTATTATCAAGTCAATCCAAACGGCACAGTCACGTTAACCGAAGCAGGTGCGAGCCACGTGAATGGTGGCGGTAGCCTGCCAGCAGTTGATCTAACCGTGAGCGATGGCAATACCAGCTCAACCGATGCTGCCACGCCATCAGTGACAGCAAACAATGACACGCCAACCATCACGGTGACAGGTGGCAGTGTTACTGAAGATGCGACCAATATAGGTGACACAGTAGCAACGTATGTCACAAGCGATGAAGAGAACGACGCGGTTACCGTCACTATTACCGAAGGCAGCGATCCAAACGGCTACTACCAAGTTAATCCAAACGGCACAGTGACACTGACTGAAGCGGGTGCGAACCATGTGAATGGTGGCGGCAGCCTGCCAGCCGTTGATCTAACTGTGACGGATGGCAATACCAACTCAACCGACAGTGCAACGCCAGCGGTGACGGCAAACAATGATACGCCAACCATCACGGTGACAGGTGGCAGTGTTACTGAAGACGCCACTAATGCAGGTGATACCGTCGCAACGTATGTCACCAGTGACGAAGAGAACGACGCAGTTACCGTCACTATTACCGAAGGCAGCGATCCAAACGGCTATTACCAAGTCAATCCAAACGGCACAGTGACACTGACTGAAGCAGGTGCGAACCATGTGAATGGCGGCGGCACGTTACCGGCAGTCGATTTAACCGTGACGGATGGCAACACCAGCTCGACTGACAGTGCAACGCCAGCGGTGACGCCAAACAATGACACCCCAACCATCACGGTGATAGGTGGCTCTGTCACCGAAGATGCGACCAATACAGGTGACACAGTAGCAACGTATGTCACCAGTGACGAAGAAAATGAAGCGGTTACCGTCACTATCACCGAAGGCAGCGACCCAAATGGTTATTACCAAGTCAATCCAAACGGCACAGTCACGTTAACCGAAGCGGGTGCGAACCATGTGAATGGTGGCGGCAGCCTGCCAGCGGTTGATCTAACTGTGACGGATGGCAATACCAGCTCGACCGACAGTGCAACGCCAGCGGTGACGCCAAACAATGACACCCCAACCATCACGGTAACCGGTGGTTCTGTCACCGAAGATGCGACCAACGCGGGTGATACCGTCGCGACGTATGTCACTAGCGATGAAGAGAACGAATCGGTTAGCGTCACCATCACCGAAGGCAGCGATCCAAACGGCTACTACCAAGTTAATCCAAACGGTACAGTGACACTGACTGAAGCAGGTGCGAACCATGTTAATGGCGGCGACAGCCTGCCAGCCGTTGATCTAACTGTGACGGATGGCAATACCAGCTCGACCGACAGCGCAACGCCAGCAGTGACAGCAAACAATGACACCCCAACCATCACGGTGACAGGTGGGAGTGTTACTGAAGACGCCACTAATGCGGGTGACGCGGTGGCGACGTATGTCACTAGCGATGAAGAGAACGACGCGCTAACGGTCACTATTACTGACGGCAGCGATCCAAACGGCTATTACCAAGTCAATCCAAACGGCACAGTGACACTGACTGAAGCGGGTGCGAACCATGTGAATGGCGGCGGCACGTTACCGGCGGTTGATTTAACCGTGACTGATGGCAACACCAGCTCAACTGACAGTGCAACGCCAGCGGTGACGCCAAACAATGACACCCCAACCATCTCGGTAAACGGTGGCTCTGTTACCGAAGATGCGACCAACGCGGGTGATACCATCGCGACGTATGTCACTAGCGATGAAGAGAACGACGCGCTAACGGTCACTATTACTGACGGCAGCGATCCAAACGGCTACTACCAAGTTAATCCAAACGGCACAGTGACACTGACTGAAGCGGGCGCGAACCATGTCAATGGTGGCGGCAGCCTGCCAGCGGTTGATCTAACCGTGAGCGATGGCAATACCAGCTCAACCGATGCTGCGACGCCTGCAGTGACAGCAAACAATGACACCCCAACCATCACGGTGACAGGTGGCAGTGTTACTGAAGATGCGACCAACGCAGGTGATACCGTCGCGACGTATGTCACAAGTGATGAAGAGAACGACGCGCTAACGGTCACTATTACTGACGGCAGCGATCCAAACGGCTACTACCAAGTCAATCCAAACGGCACAGTCACGTTAACCGAAGCAGGTGCAAACTATGTGAATGGCGGCGGCAGCCTGCCAGTAGTAGATCTAACTGTGACGGATGGCAATACCAGCTCGACTGACAGTGCAACGCCAGCGGTGACGCCAAACAATGACACCCCAACCATCACGGTAACCGGTGGTTCTGTCACCGAAGATGCGACCAACGCGGGTGATACCGTCGCGACGTATGTCACTAGCGATGAAGAGAACGACGCGCTAACGGTCACTATTACTGATGGCAGCGATCCAAACGGTTATTACCAAGTCAATCCAAATGGAACAGTCACGTTAACCGAAGCGGGTGCGAACCATGTTAATGGCGGCGGCACGTTGCCGGCAGTCGATTTAACCGTGACGGATGGCAACACCAGCGCGACTGACAGTGCAACGCCATCAGTGACAGCAAACAATGACACCCCAACCATCACGGTGACAGGCGGCAGTGTTATTGAAGATGCGACCAATACAGGTGACACAGTAGCAACGTATGTCACCAGTGACGAAGAGAACGAAGCGGTTACCGTCACTATTACCGAAGGCAGCGATCCAAACGGTTATTACCAAGTTAATCCAAACGGCACAGTGACATTGACTGAAGCCGGTGCGAACCATGTTAATGGTGGCGGCAGCCTGCCAGCAGTTGATCTAACCGTGAGCGATGGCAATACCAGTTCAACCGATGCTGCCACGCCATCAGTGACGGCAAACAATGACACCCCAACCATCACGGTGACAGGTGGCAGTGTTACTGAAGATGCGACCAACGCGGGTGATACCGTTGCGACGTATGTCACAAGCGATGAAGAGAACGACGCGCTAACGGTCACTATTACTGACGGTAGCGATCCAAACGGCTATTACCAAGTCAATCCAAACGGCACAGTGACACTGACTGAAGCGGGTGCGAACCATGTGAATGGTGGCGGCAGCCTGCCAGCAGTTGATCTAACCGTGAGCGATGGCAATACCAGCTCGACTGACAGTGCAACGCCTACTGTTAACGATTTTAGTGTTTCTAAGCCAACGATTGATTTAGTTTCTTCTAGCGACAGTGGTAGTAGTGATACAGATAATTTGACCAACGATACAACGCCGACGTTTACGTTAGGAAACATTGATAGTGATGTTGTTACTGTAGAAGTATTCGATGGCGATACTAAGTTGGGCGATGCTACTCAATCCCAAGATGGTAGTTGGTCATTCACTCCTATTAGCGACCTTGCGGATGGTACCTACAACGTAACTGTGAAGGTGACTGATGATGCGGGTAATGTTAGTGAAGCAGAGCGGTTGATAATCATTACCGACACAGAAGTGAAAGCACCGACGATCACCATCGCAGGCGATACCAATAACGATGGTGTGTACAACGCAGAAGAACTTGGAACAGATGGCACCGTGACGGCGACCATCAGCTTGCCAGACGACTTCAATGCGGAAACCGACACGTTGACCATCAACGGTGAAACCGTGTCTGCGGATGACATCGTCGATGGCAAAGTGACAGTCGAAGTGGCGCCAGAAGGCACCGTGACCGCACAAATCACCGATGCGGCGGGTAACGTCTCTGACGAAGCGAGCGAGACAGCGTTGGCAGCGGACACAGAAGTGAAAGCACCGACGATCACCATCGCAGGCGATACCAATAACGATGGTGTGTACAACGCAGAAGAACTTGGAACAGATGGCACCGTGACGGCGACCATCAGCTTGCCAGACGACTTCAATGCGGAAACCGACACGTTGACCATCAACGGTGAAACCGTGTCTGCGGATGACATCGTCGATGGCAAAGTGACAGTCGAAGTGGCGCCAGAAGGCACCGTGACCGCACAAATCACCGATGCGGCGGGTAACGTCTCTGACGAAGCGAGCGAGACAGCGTTGGCAGCGGACACAGAAGTGAAAGCACCGACGATCACCATCGCAGGCGATACCAATAACGATGGTGTGTACAACGCAGAAGAACTTGGAACAGATGGCACCGTGACGGCGACCATCAGCTTGCCAGACGACTTCAATGCGGAAACCGACACGTTGACCATCAACGGTGAAACCGTGTCTGCGGATGACATCGTCGATGGCAAAGTGACAGTCGAAGTGGCGCCAGAAGGCACCGTGACCGCACAAATCACCGATGCGGCGGGTAACGTCTCTGACGAAGCGAGCGAGACAGCGTTGGCAGCGGACACAGAAGTGAAAGCACCGACGATCACCATCGCAGGCGATACCAATAACGATGGTGTGTACAACGCAGAAGAACTTGGAACAGATGGCACCGTGACGGCGACCATCAGCTTGCCAGACGACTTCAATGCGGAAACCGACACGTTGACCATCAACGGTGAAACCGTGTCTGCGGATGACATCGTCGATGGCAAAGTGACAGTCGAAGTGGCGCCAGAAGGCACCGTGACCGCACAAATCACCGATGCGGCGGGTAACGTCTCTGACGAAGCGAGCGAGACAGCGTTGGCAGCGGACACAGAAGTGAAAGCACCGACGATCACCATCGCAGGCGATACCAATAACGATGGTGTGTACAACGCAGAAGAACTTGGAACAGATGGCACCGTGACGGCGACCATCAGCTTGCCAGACGACTTCAATGCGGAAACCGACACGTTGACCATCAACGGTGAAACCGTGTCTGCGGATGACATCGTCGATGGCAAAGTGACAGTCGAAGTGGCGCCAGAAGGCACCGTGACCGCACAAATCACCGATGCGGCGGGTAACGTCTCTGACGAAGCGAGCGAGACAGCGTTGGCAGCGGACACAGAAGTGAAAGCACCGACGATCACCATCGCAGGCGATACCAATAACGATGGTGTGTACAACGCAGAAGAACTTGGAACAGATGGCACCGTGACGGCGACCATCAGCTTGCCAGACGACTTCAATGCGGAAACCGACACGTTGACCATCAACGGTGAAACCGTGTCTGCGGATGACATCGTCGATGGCAAAGTGACAGTCGAAGTGGCGCCAGAAGGCACCGTGACCGCACAAATCAC
Proteins encoded in this region:
- the btuC gene encoding vitamin B12 ABC transporter permease BtuC, translated to MDLLGLEQRQSRRWSRLLAVLFVLLFLSVLFSLSAGEVWFLPLGELSKFEHMLLWELRLPRALSTVAIGAMLAASGVSLQVVLGNPLAEPGILGVSGGASLFVILLLFLFPSVAHPYVLMAVAVIGALLFTLLLVGLSLWRRLSTPNMLLIGIALGILSSSVVTWVFYFSNDMNLRQLLYWLMGSVSGVTWQQLSILIFLVPILVWLCMQGKVLDFLMLGDVTAAQLGIDTHRTRIKLIGVIALLVGGSVALAGVIGFIGLVVPHILRLSFGPSHRFLVIASAVAGAGLLTLSDTLSRILMSSTELPVGVITASIGAPVFVWLLLRGEADVSR
- a CDS encoding ATP-binding cassette domain-containing protein codes for the protein MLVADSVTLFGRVDSACLAFPSGKVTHLIGANGSGKSSLLFCLSGLVDHSGKVEWAKENIKNWSASELSSYRGYFPQDAKPAFDLSVHQYLSTVISRIGPENAQAYHQKLPFFDEYLHILPLLDKKVSQLSGGEWQRVRLLAHFMQVWPSLNKHIRYALLDEPMTGLDILHQCNVEYLIGELANSGCTVVVANHDINQSLKSAHQIVALQAGRVITDGRPLDVLTPSLVKQVFGVDAERISINECPHLIW
- a CDS encoding DsbA family protein, translated to MTTKLYYFHDPMCSWCWGFKPVWEQVKQALPESVEVVNILGGLAPDSDVRMSTETEGYIRATWKKIEAQLGRPFNHQFWDVCVPKRSTYPACRAVIAASVQGKEEEMIEAIQSAYYLRALSPSELRVLLLLAEELGLDQALFEEHMESDELDALLAEEVAFYQKANVSGFPSLMLVKDQTAFPLLINYEEPRVILNQVEVLL
- a CDS encoding high-potential iron-sulfur protein: MEKSKRAFLKYALGSVIIVGTGGLSSQKAVASPAKISLDDAQAKSLKYVHSSKIEGRNCANCALIQGSDGDEWRPCAIFPGKLVSAEGWCSAWVAKP